A window of the Hevea brasiliensis isolate MT/VB/25A 57/8 chromosome 6, ASM3005281v1, whole genome shotgun sequence genome harbors these coding sequences:
- the LOC110670403 gene encoding pentatricopeptide repeat-containing protein At1g07740, mitochondrial, which yields MILSKRKTIQFRSYINLSHYQHYRTLGLSKPKSKPSNNQKPQNFTRRRRGSIPFMTSLKEVQDPDEALSLFHEYHQMGFKHDYPSYSALVYKLARSRNFEAVETVLGYLQDSNVRCGEKLFIALFQHYGKVQLVDKAVELFNRMTGFNCVRTAQSFNALLNVLVDNDRLVDAKELFDRSAKMGFRLNSVPFNIMIKGWLEKGDWHQACKVFDEMLERKVEPTVVTYNSLIRYSCRNGDLDKAKNLFENIIQKGKQPNAVTYALMMEGLCSIGEYKEAKKMLFDMEYRRCKPKLVNFGVLLNDLGKRGRIEEAKSLILEMKKRRFKPDVVTYNILINYLCKEGRAAEAYKVLFEMQIGGCEANAATYRMLVDGFCQVGDFEGGLKVLNAMLTSKHFPRIETFKCLVVGLVKSGNITGACFVLEEMVKRKMILDSDGWEALIKDSCRGDGGAGELVNKLLISTA from the coding sequence ATGATTCTTTCAAAACGGAAAACAATACAATTTCGGAGCTATATCAATCTCTCACATTATCAACATTACAGAACTCTGGGTTTAAGCAAACCTAAATCCAAACCCAGCAATAACCAGAAGCCTCAAAATTTTACACGAAGACGACGCGGATCCATACCTTTTATGACCAGTTTGAAGGAAGTACAAGACCCAGATGAGGCCTTGTCTCTCTTTCACGAGTATCACCAAATGGGTTTTAAGCATGATTACCCTtcatactctgctcttgtatacAAGCTTGCTCGTTCTCGCAATTTTGAGGCTGTTGAAACAGTTCTGGGATATTTACAGGATAGTAATGTTCGGTGCGGAGAAAAGCTGTTCATCGCTTTGTTTCAACATTATGGAAAAGTGCAATTGGTTGATAAAGCCGTTGAGCTTTTCAATAGAATGACGGGTTTTAACTGTGTCCGCACTGCGCAATCTTTCAATGCCTTGCTAAATGTTCTTGTTGATAATGATAGATTAGTTGATGCGAAGGAGTTATTTGATAGGTCTGCTAAAATGGGTTTTCGTTTGAATTCGGTTCCGTTTAATATAATGATTAAAGGGTGGCTGGAGAAGGGTGATTGGCATCAAGCTTGCAAGGTATTTGATGAAATGCTTGAGAGGAAAGTAGAACCCACTGTGGTGACATATAATAGTCTTATACGATATTCTTGTAGAAATGGTGACTTAGATAAAGCGAAGAATTTGTTTGAGAACATCATTCAGAAAGGGAAACAACCGAATGCAGTGACATATGCTTTGATGATGGAGGGTTTGTGCTCCATTGGTGAGTATAAGGAGGCCAAAAAGATGCTGTTTGATATGGAATACAGAAGGTGTAAGCCTAAACTTGTGAATTTTGGCGTCTTGTTGAATGATCTTGGAAAGAGGGGGAGGATTGAGGAGGCAAAATCTTTGATCCTTGAAATGAAGAAGAGGCGGTTCAAGCCGGATGTTGTAACTTATAATATATTGATAAATTATCTTTGCAAAGAGGGTAGAGCGGCAGAGGCTTATAAGGTTTTGTTTGAAATGCAAATTGGAGGTTGTGAGGCTAATGCCGCTACTTACAGAATGTTGGTTGATGGATTTTGCCAGGTTGGAGATTTTGAGGGTGGTTTGAAGGTTCTTAATGCAATGTTGACAAGTAAGCATTTTCCACGCATTGAAACTTTTAAATGTTTGGTTGTTGGCCTGGTAAAGTCTGGAAATATTACTGGTGCCTGCTTTGTCTTGGAGGAAATGGTGAAGAGAAAGATGATATTGGATTCTGATGGATGGGAAGCTCTCATTAAGGATTCTTGCAGAGGAGATGGTGGTGCTggtgaacttgtaaataaactactGATCTCAACTGCATAA